One stretch of Desulfovibrio sp. DNA includes these proteins:
- a CDS encoding exonuclease domain-containing protein: MNADLEAMAATLVSSGEYRVQRKLVPRRQITPPNGEKKWLGICLDIETTGLDPISDEIIELAMVPFTYGFDGRIYDILEPFSRFLLGSSNDPANFPIFP, translated from the coding sequence ATGAACGCCGATCTTGAAGCGATGGCAGCCACCCTGGTCAGCAGCGGCGAATACCGCGTGCAACGAAAGCTGGTGCCCCGCCGGCAGATCACCCCGCCAAATGGAGAGAAGAAGTGGCTCGGTATTTGCCTTGATATCGAAACGACCGGTCTCGACCCAATTTCTGACGAGATCATCGAATTGGCGATGGTCCCTTTCACCTACGGATTTGACGGCCGCATTTACGACATCCTCGAACCTTTCTCACGGTTCCTACTGGGATCTTCCAATGATCCAGCGAATTTTCCAATTTTCCCCTGA